One window of the Candidatus Woesearchaeota archaeon genome contains the following:
- the mnmA gene encoding tRNA 2-thiouridine(34) synthase MnmA, with translation MRIALLLSGGVDSSVACALLKEAGHDVHAFYLKFWLEDELAHLSDCPWEEDLQYAHAVCKHLSVPLKILNIQHAYWECVVKDVLEQIRQGLTPNPDILCNERMKLGMFLRLVGRLADKVATGHYAQTKQKEGMYTLIRSPDPVKDQTYFLATLTQQQLSKTLFPIGHLTKADVRKFAAERNLPTKNRKDSQGICFLGRIKFKAFIKHHLGEQEGPIIEYETGTTLGTHKGHWFYTAGQREGLGLGHGPWYVVKKNPSTNTIYVSRHYSLLDKERRVFTTTQLHWISGTPPRQQQLLVKLRHGPKLNTCTITLTKGGAKIALKEKDQGISPGQYAVFYDNDECIGCGIIT, from the coding sequence GGGCACGACGTTCACGCATTCTACCTCAAATTCTGGCTCGAAGACGAACTCGCCCACCTCTCCGACTGCCCCTGGGAAGAAGACCTCCAATACGCACACGCCGTATGCAAACACCTCAGCGTGCCCCTCAAAATCCTAAACATCCAACACGCCTACTGGGAATGCGTCGTCAAAGACGTGCTCGAACAAATTCGCCAAGGCCTCACCCCCAACCCTGACATCCTCTGCAACGAACGCATGAAACTCGGCATGTTCCTGCGCCTCGTGGGAAGGCTCGCCGACAAAGTCGCAACAGGCCATTACGCACAAACCAAACAAAAAGAAGGCATGTACACACTCATCCGATCACCCGACCCGGTCAAAGACCAAACATACTTCCTTGCCACACTCACCCAACAACAGCTCAGCAAAACCCTCTTCCCCATCGGCCACCTCACAAAAGCAGACGTCCGTAAATTCGCTGCAGAACGCAACCTCCCAACCAAGAACAGAAAGGACAGCCAAGGCATCTGCTTCCTCGGCCGCATCAAGTTCAAAGCATTCATCAAGCACCACCTCGGAGAGCAAGAAGGACCCATCATCGAATACGAAACCGGCACCACACTAGGAACCCACAAGGGACACTGGTTCTACACAGCAGGCCAGCGCGAAGGACTCGGACTCGGCCACGGTCCGTGGTACGTCGTCAAAAAAAACCCTTCCACGAACACCATCTACGTCTCCCGCCACTACAGCCTCCTCGACAAAGAACGACGCGTCTTCACCACCACCCAGCTGCACTGGATCTCAGGAACACCCCCACGCCAACAACAGCTCCTCGTCAAGCTCCGACACGGGCCGAAACTCAACACGTGCACCATCACACTCACAAAAGGCGGCGCCAAAATCGCCCTGAAAGAGAAAGACCAAGGCATCAGCCCCGGACAATACGCGGTCTTCTACGACAACGACGAATGCATTGGCTGCGGCATCATTACCTAA